The sequence below is a genomic window from Microcebus murinus isolate Inina chromosome 4, M.murinus_Inina_mat1.0, whole genome shotgun sequence.
ATTTGGCTATATTCTTACAGGTTTTATATCAGGAAGTTACTTTATATGATGCAAGAAAGTgcaaataaatctatttttttgttgagatggggtgTCACTGTGTTGTCCACGCTAGTctcaagctcctaggctcaagcgatcctcctgcctcagccccccagtaACTGTGGTTACAGACATataccactgtgcccagccatttTAAGTTACTTCTATATAGTTTCCAAATGTATTGAACACTTACAATCAGTTTATTATTATCAGTAATAGAATGAGATGCATATCATTTGAGTGGCAAATGAACAACTTACTATTCAAGTGTTTAGTGCTAATGTTTTcactaattttttgttatttcaaggcTTAGAACACAATGTCATTCATCCCTGGTTATTGGTCAAAATAGGAAGCTTTGAAAATAAACAGCtatactcgaggggggaggggggaatgggcaatatatgtaaccttaacacttgtacccccataatacgctaaaataaaaaaatttaaaaaaatttaaaaattaaaaaaaagaaaagaggccgggcgtggtggctcacgcctgtaatcctagctctctgggaggccgaggcgggcggattgctcaaggtcaggagttcgaaaccagcctgagcaagagcgagaccccgtctctactataaatagaaagaaactaattggccaactaatatatatagaaaaaattagccgggcatggtggcgcatgcctgtagtcccagctacttgggaggctgagacagaaggatcgcttgagcccaggagtttgaggttgctgtgagctaggctgatgccacggcactcactctagcctgggcaacaaagtgagactctgtctcaaaaaaaaaaaaaagaaaaaaagaaaaaaaacagctaaAAACAAGGCTTGTTtgggatttttcttcctttcttcccattCTCCCTTGCTTCCTGCCTGCAACTTGGCTTTTTACTGGGGGTAGGTTCTCAATTGgcactgaaaaattttaactgGCTTTAGAACGGCAGGCGAATTATGATCAACCAGGTTGCTATGGCTTTATGAAGCTTCCGCTATCTGTGAGGCCCTAGATATATTTTTACCTTCTGTTTTCTAGGCCTCTCATTTTGTCCAATTATTAGCTTTCATTCTTCATTGACTTCCGCCGGCTGACTTAAAACTGAAGAAAAGTTAAGAGTACTTTGGTTTGTGTTGGGGATGTAGTTTAAAGTTAGTAATGTCTTCCTTTTGGCACTAGGTGGAGGTGTTGTCTAGTTCCTAAAGTGGTTGAGCTCTACATAGGTCTAGCTTTGTTGATAATTACCAGTCACCCAGAACCAACCTTCCTGCTTCCTCTTAGTCCTGTATGAATTTTGCACAGCACtctattcctttttgtttgtCCTTCAGAAGAAACACTCAGTACTTACTCAGCACTTAGATTTCCAAGTAATCCTTAGGTATTGTTGCTGAGGCTTCCAAAGCTGAAATAGGAAGCTAAAAAGGGGATAAGTCTTGTTttcctgaggttcagagagagaagagggtCCTGACCTAGGAGGCAGGAGTCCTGGATTCTGGTCCTTTTTCAGCTACTGATTTGCTCTGATCTTGTGCAGGTGACTTCTGTAAGTGTTGGACTGGATGACCTCTTTGATTCTGAGATAGATAGCCCCTGTTTTGAGATTTGGTTTCCTCTGCCCATTTTATGCCTGAATCCAATTAGATACATGCCTGGCCTTCTATTTCTTTAGAGCAGTTCTTACACTTTTATAGTATAAGTTGCAGGACCTTACCTTTATTTGAAATTCTGTCAGTGgagatttaatttttcattactaCTTTTGTTAAAATGAAATCACCTGTTAAGGATGACTAACTgaacttttataatttatattaataccattttggggttttttctaATGCCACAGTTCAGAGGCAACAGAATATGAAAAAGTACATTTTgatagagaaagagaaggaatcaGTCTAGAGTATTGGGTGGCCCCAAGAAGAATGGGTGAAATAAGATAGGATGCTGTAGTAGAATGCTTGAGGCAGCCAGAAATGCCTAAGGAAGACATGCCCACAGGGAAGAGAACTGCCATGCAGctggcaggagggcaggaaagCTTTTGCCTACTTTTTCTGAAGGCAATCAAGAGTAGTAGACTCTTAACAACTGAGGAGAGCAATAATTTAGTTATTTCTTGGAACTGATAgatttctaggaaaaaatatttttgataggttttttgtgttttttttaagagacagagtcttgttctacctgcccaggctggagtgcagtggcccaaccgtagctcactgtaacctcaaactcctgggctcaaacaatcttcttgcctcggcctcctaaataGATAGGACTATAGGTGGATGCCATcatatggctaattttttcttttttctatttttctagagatagttcttgctatgttgcccataggggtctcaaactcctgatctcaagcagttctcctgccttgaTCTcttgaagtgctgggattacaggcatgagccactgcacccagcctgagaCAATCTTATATGTGAACAATGCCCCATCTCACTTTAAACCAGTTAAAGTAGTTTTACTTGGTAACTGAACAGTATGACTTGATTTGTTAAGTAGTTTTCTATTGCATTTGGGAGTTTTCAGGTGTATTTTTGTAACTGTTAACAGTATTTCAACTTTGAAGATAGACAACTACTATGTACATATCTTTATGGGTTTAAGAAGAACCATCTAAGGATGGTTAAATCTTACTGAAATGTTAATCCTGAGAGAGGAAATCATTTCACTTTGTCTCATTGattatttgtttcttatattCTTTCATTGGGTAAGTTCAGTGATTAATCTGGATTTTAGGAAAGTTTTGATCCTTGCAAGTAGAACGCCCAGCCAGGCTTAAGcagtattttatctttgttttttcagCGATTGCCTTCATGTTGTGGATCCCATGCCTGTGCGGGGGCCTGACGTAGAAGCGTATTGTCTACGCTGTGAATGCAAATATGAGGAAAGAAGCTCTGTCACAATcaaggtaaaaaatatatatgtgtgtgtctgtgtatctcttttctgcttttgcatGGTGTctagacaaaacaaaaatttagatctttactccaaaaggaaaaatggacCTGCTCTCTGCATGCCCCACTAAAATGTTTTATGGATCAGTTAGGATACATTCGATATGTGAAATGGCATGACAATGCCCTATGTGTAATTGGCATATTCCAGAAAGATGTCCCAGCTTCCCTGTGGGCCATTCATGCCAGAGGCTAGTGAGAGAGCAGCATGATGAAGCCCTCTTTCCCCTGCCCTCCCAACACCTTGAAAAAATATCTATAGTAACTATTCTAGAAACATAACTTCTGGATTTTAAGATTTCCCATATTTATTTCCTATAGGAAATGGAGTGCTGGTAAGTAACTCTTACCATCATTTAGATCTCTAATGGGTTCAGTTCTTTATTATTGAACTATTGGTTCTTGGCTAATGGTTCTTCTCccaaatttttttcatatggtatttttcatttctttccccaaAAAAGGCCTTGTAGGGAATCTATGGTGGTCAGGGGTAATAATCACAAAGACTTATGCTGTGATTGACCCTGTGGGAGAACTCCTGCTCTAACAGGGTGCTATACTGTAGAGAAATCCTCACTGTACTATTTTTCTAACAGATTTtttgatgtataatttatattcccTAAAAGTCACTCATTATAagtgtataattttataaattttagcaaatttaagactttttaaaatccagttttagaacattcccatcaccccaaaaagatcCCCCATGCCCATTTACAGTTAATCCCCGTTCCCACTCCTATCCCCCGACAATCACTATTCTGCTTCTTTCTCTACAaatctagacatttcatataaatggaattatatatgtGGTATGACAATGTGGTCTtctatgactggcttctttcacttagcataatatttatccaagttgtagcatgtatcactactgcattcctttttattcctgaatagcattccattctGTGaatatccatccattcatcaattgatagaCACGTagattatttccaaaattttactGTTATGAATAATACTATCATGAATATCTGTGTTCAtgtctttgtgtggatatatgttttcctttctcttgggtaaatttCTTAGAGTGAtaagtttatgtttaactttttaagagacTATCAGATTGTATTCCAAAGTGGTTATAtgattttacattcccaccagcaatgtatataAGGGCTCAGTTTCTCCATACCTTtcccaacacttggtattgtctgtTTATTTTATGGCCATTCTAGTGGATATGTCACACTACTTTTTGTCAGCTCACGAATTAAGATCCCAAGAAAATCATTGGCTTAGAAAGTATTTTTGTATATCTAAATTAATCTAAAAGAGTATTCTGTTGAAATTCACCTGAATTACATTTTCTGTTGGGGTGCCTTTAAGTTGTTTTGGCAGCAGTGCTGCTGAATCTAGGACACTGTGTTCtgttgaaaaaagaaatctgctgTGCTAGCATTGGTGGCAAGTCATTAGCAGTAGGTGAAGATGGAGTTTTGAAGACTCTCAAAATGGATCTTAAAGACAAAatgcttcctttcctctttttctttaatactttggTGAAGAGTTTCTTATATTAGTATCTGGTTTGTATAGACATCTTATAGGCTTAGCAGATAATAAGTCTGCTTTACTATCAACATACAGAAATTCTTATTTCTTGAGATGTAATTTCTTGAGCAGAGatataacttcttttcttttctttcttttttttcttctgtaaaacacCACAGATTGATACTGAGAGATgtgatttattttcaatttcctttaggtTACCATTATAATTTATCTCTCTATTTTGGGCCTTCTACTTCTATACATGGTGTATCTTACTCTGGTTGAGCCCATACTGAAGAGGCGCCTCTTTGGACACTCACAGTTGATACAGAGTGATGACGATGTTGGGGTAAGTTCACCACCTGACCCAGCTGCGCATGGTCAGTCTCTGACATCATCTGATGTAAAGTGCAGGTGAAAAACAGTCGCATATAGATGTTCGCTTGCTGGAGCAGAATCTCAGCTAGAGAAGCTAACGACAGCtctaattttagtatatttcctTATGAGGAAATTGTTCTATATTATAAGGCCATCAATGTGGTGTTTTAAACTGATGTTTTAAACTGATGATCCTTGGTAAGTGTGCCATATGAGGCCTTGCCCTCGGTACAAAGGCACAATTTTCATTGACATTCCGTGTTTACATTGAGAAAAAGCATCTGAGATAGTTTCTCCTCAAGCTCCTGCCTAAAACACCATTCCTGTCAGTGTCACCAAATATTTTAGAAGGCAGAGTGGTTTCAGTGAAGGGAAGCATGAAGACCATGATATTCTTTTCTTAGTGAAGTACAACTTAATAATCtgctaatgttttatatttccttttttctactgcttaaaaaaaatctgtgatctttagagaaaaatgaaactatcaCTCTAGATTCTCTTCCTatctttaaaacacatttatatttgtatatacagtGGGTATAATTAGTGGATAAATTATTTCAtggtctcctttttgtttttaacactaCTTCATTAAACAATGTCCAGAAATTGTACGAGggataaagagataaataaaacagaaacagatATGTAAAAGAAATGACTAATGTTTaccccccttttatttttaatcatgtaagaaacacatattttaaagaattccaGGAAGGGATTGATCGGGTGGGAAAAAGTTAAGACTGGAGTTTTGGTGTGGTCAAAAAGCAGGCATAGTAGGACTAATGCATGAGAGAACTGGAAGGACAGGAAGTCGGATACCAGGAGCATTAGAGTCTCAAATACTATTTCCATGTTCATTTCCATTCATATattcagagtttctcaaccttgacaTGATATACATTTTGGGTCAAATTTTGCTTTGTTATGGGAGGGAGGTGGCTGTACTGTTCATTATAAGATATTTAATAACATCCCTGACTTCTGTCCACgggatgccagtagcacccctctATCCCAATTATAGCAATCAGAAATGTCCataaacattgccaaatgtccctgggAGAGCAAAATCACCCCCACTTGAGAAATACTGACATATGAGAATGTTTGTATCAAAGGCCATGTAAACCATTTTCATTATGGTCACACAGGTTGAAAGTTTGACTTAAACTATATCCTTCACAGatgtggtccccagcccccaggccatgGCCTGGTATCAGTCTggggcctgttaggaaatggtccatgcatcaccacctgagctccacaccgcc
It includes:
- the TMEM9B gene encoding transmembrane protein 9B isoform X2 is translated as MPVRGPDVEAYCLRCECKYEERSSVTIKVTIIIYLSILGLLLLYMVYLTLVEPILKRRLFGHSQLIQSDDDVGDHQPFANAHDVLARSRSRANVLNKVEYAQQRWKLQVQEQRKSVFDRHVVLS